One Gloeocapsopsis sp. IPPAS B-1203 DNA window includes the following coding sequences:
- a CDS encoding sugar ABC transporter permease, which translates to MQGKKINTPRYSKSWLDNQAIAAWVFLAPAAIILGIFLLYPIAYLFYLSFTTGSFTSAGIRWVGLRNYLRLLLTPDFWQVLGNTAYFTIATVIPSLVIPLGLAALLNRAFILRDFFRSAYFLPSITSLVAAGLGFRWLFQTNGPINAFLSSFGIEPIPWLGSTVWAMPILILLSVWKQLGFNMVVFLAGLQAIPSSRYEAAEIDGANAWQQFWHITLPGLRPTLIFATITTVIFTLRSFEQVYVVTGGGPLNSTNLLVYYIYQEAFAQFDFGYAAAAATVLLAVALVLVYLQLRTWSEESD; encoded by the coding sequence ATGCAGGGGAAGAAGATAAACACTCCTCGATATAGTAAATCGTGGTTGGACAATCAGGCGATCGCCGCGTGGGTTTTTCTCGCACCAGCAGCGATTATCTTGGGAATATTCTTGCTATACCCAATTGCTTACTTGTTTTATCTCAGCTTTACCACAGGTAGTTTTACCTCAGCAGGTATTCGCTGGGTTGGTTTGAGGAACTACTTGCGTTTACTTCTCACACCTGATTTTTGGCAAGTTCTGGGAAACACAGCCTACTTCACTATTGCCACAGTTATTCCTAGTTTAGTCATTCCTCTAGGGCTAGCCGCACTCCTAAACCGTGCTTTTATCCTACGAGATTTCTTCCGCAGTGCCTATTTTCTTCCCTCCATTACCTCTTTAGTTGCAGCAGGATTAGGATTTCGCTGGTTATTTCAAACGAATGGTCCTATTAACGCTTTTTTAAGTTCTTTTGGAATTGAACCAATTCCTTGGCTAGGAAGTACGGTTTGGGCAATGCCCATTTTAATTTTACTCAGCGTTTGGAAGCAATTAGGTTTCAATATGGTTGTCTTCTTGGCGGGATTACAGGCGATTCCATCAAGTCGCTATGAAGCTGCTGAAATTGACGGGGCTAATGCTTGGCAACAGTTTTGGCATATTACTTTACCAGGATTGCGACCAACTTTGATATTTGCAACTATTACAACTGTTATCTTCACCCTACGAAGTTTTGAGCAAGTTTATGTTGTTACAGGGGGAGGTCCTTTAAATTCGACTAATTTATTGGTTTACTATATATACCAAGAAGCTTTTGCCCAATTTGATTTTGGTTACGCAGCAGCAGCAGCTACGGTACTCTTAGCAGTCGCACTCGTTTTGGTTTATTTACAGTTACGGACTTGGAGTGAAGAGTCGGATTAA
- the purN gene encoding phosphoribosylglycinamide formyltransferase codes for MSSNLNQFSLDSTVSLVSPSVSLSDITLEVPLKLGILASGNGSNFAAVAEAIAQGKLNAHIQVLIYNNPEAKAAQRAQERGIPAILLNHRVASREDLDAQIVKTLREYDVEWVIMAGWMRIVTPVLINAFPNRIINIHPSLLPSFKGVRAIEQALAAKVKITGCTAHFVSLEVDSGEILLQAAVPILPDDTPETLHARIQVQEHRILPQAIALAAYQY; via the coding sequence ATGTCCAGTAATTTAAATCAATTTAGCCTTGATTCTACTGTGAGTCTGGTTTCTCCCTCAGTATCTCTAAGTGACATAACACTAGAAGTCCCCCTAAAACTAGGAATTCTCGCCTCTGGTAATGGGAGTAATTTTGCAGCCGTTGCTGAGGCGATCGCGCAAGGTAAACTCAATGCTCACATCCAAGTTCTCATTTACAATAACCCAGAAGCTAAAGCCGCACAACGCGCTCAAGAGCGAGGAATTCCAGCTATATTATTAAATCACCGCGTTGCCTCTAGAGAAGACTTAGATGCGCAAATTGTCAAGACTTTACGCGAATACGATGTCGAATGGGTAATTATGGCAGGTTGGATGCGAATTGTCACCCCAGTTCTCATTAATGCTTTCCCCAATCGAATAATTAACATTCACCCTAGTTTATTACCCAGCTTTAAAGGTGTCCGCGCAATTGAACAAGCATTAGCTGCAAAGGTAAAAATTACGGGCTGTACTGCACACTTTGTCAGTCTTGAAGTAGACAGTGGTGAGATTTTGCTGCAAGCCGCCGTGCCAATTTTACCTGATGATACCCCAGAAACGCTTCATGCGCGTATTCAAGTTCAAGAACATCGAATCTTACCGCAGGCGATCGCACTAGCTGCCTATCAATATTAA
- a CDS encoding alpha-amylase family glycosyl hydrolase encodes MNLLPLDKLGAREIAGGVVDFGLFLPWVSANDGYQLWLKIIHEKDQFLQDIPPHEFELTHSLDSEYGDYWSVKVDIKSEAFTKRRIPISAWGSEGTYVYRYCLRHPDRTEIDWIIDPFAREFGVGKLSAFTLGYRPYEWSQEEKDWKTPALKDLVLYELMINEFGGDIDGAIAQLDYLADLGINCIEVMPVSNVGMTVDWGFLPIGYFGVDERFGNRKDLQRLIDAAHQRKIAVILDAVYGHTSDSFPYSYVYRQLGYRENPFMGTFAKDYFGESTDFTRQFTQDFFYTVNYHWIETYHLDGFRYDCVPNYWDGATGVGYASLTFNTYQTIKDKQSAGGYWQRFFNNDKINLIQCAEQLEGPQEILAKTYSNCTWQNETLGAVKGVASGNRDELTNLGFRFGLIDYPQTVTTNDDTLEKTALQYIENHDHPRFVCNFGVINRDNELLKEGDRNLWYKVQPYLIGMLTASGIPMLWQGQEFGENYYIPDQGFGRVMLFRPVRWDYFYDPIGKSVISLVRKLVKLRRERSQFRTGEHFFYNHFDRYHAKNVLLFSRYEQNAFSLVALNFGDTAQTVPFWFPIGGSYREELHGENLNDVPQLEETWITIPGNYGRIWTKDENS; translated from the coding sequence ATGAACCTTTTACCATTGGATAAGCTAGGTGCTAGAGAAATTGCTGGTGGGGTTGTAGATTTTGGACTATTTCTTCCTTGGGTATCTGCAAATGATGGCTATCAGCTGTGGTTGAAAATTATTCACGAGAAAGATCAATTTCTCCAAGATATTCCTCCCCATGAGTTTGAATTAACACATTCATTAGATTCAGAATACGGTGATTATTGGTCAGTTAAAGTAGATATCAAAAGTGAAGCATTTACAAAAAGAAGAATTCCTATTTCAGCTTGGGGAAGTGAAGGAACGTATGTTTATCGCTATTGCTTGAGACATCCCGATCGCACTGAAATTGATTGGATTATCGATCCTTTTGCTAGAGAATTTGGTGTTGGGAAACTGTCTGCATTTACGTTAGGATATCGTCCTTACGAATGGAGTCAAGAAGAAAAAGACTGGAAAACACCTGCATTAAAGGATTTGGTTCTGTATGAACTGATGATTAATGAGTTTGGCGGTGATATTGATGGTGCGATCGCTCAACTTGATTATCTAGCAGATTTGGGAATTAACTGTATTGAAGTCATGCCAGTTTCTAATGTGGGGATGACTGTTGATTGGGGATTTTTACCTATTGGTTATTTTGGGGTAGATGAAAGATTTGGTAATCGCAAAGATTTACAACGGTTGATCGATGCTGCACATCAAAGAAAGATTGCGGTGATTTTAGATGCAGTCTATGGTCATACTAGTGATAGTTTTCCTTACAGCTATGTTTATCGCCAGTTAGGTTATCGCGAAAATCCTTTTATGGGAACTTTTGCTAAAGATTATTTTGGCGAAAGTACTGATTTCACTCGTCAGTTTACTCAAGACTTCTTTTATACAGTTAATTATCACTGGATTGAGACATATCACTTAGATGGTTTTCGCTACGATTGCGTTCCTAACTATTGGGATGGTGCAACAGGTGTAGGTTATGCAAGTTTAACGTTCAATACCTATCAAACAATCAAAGATAAGCAAAGTGCTGGCGGATACTGGCAAAGATTTTTTAATAACGACAAGATTAATTTGATTCAGTGTGCAGAACAATTAGAAGGACCGCAAGAAATTTTAGCAAAAACTTATAGCAACTGTACTTGGCAAAATGAAACGCTGGGTGCGGTTAAAGGAGTTGCTTCAGGTAATCGTGATGAATTAACAAATTTGGGGTTTCGCTTTGGTTTGATTGATTATCCTCAAACAGTCACAACGAATGATGACACTCTCGAAAAAACAGCGCTGCAATATATTGAGAATCACGATCATCCTCGGTTTGTCTGCAATTTTGGAGTAATCAACCGCGATAATGAGTTATTAAAAGAAGGCGATCGCAATCTGTGGTACAAAGTTCAACCGTATCTGATTGGAATGCTAACGGCGAGTGGTATTCCCATGTTATGGCAAGGACAAGAGTTTGGCGAAAATTACTATATCCCCGATCAAGGTTTTGGGCGTGTGATGTTGTTTCGTCCTGTTCGTTGGGATTACTTCTACGATCCTATCGGTAAAAGTGTCATTTCTTTAGTACGCAAGTTAGTCAAACTTCGTCGAGAGCGATCGCAGTTTCGCACAGGGGAACATTTCTTTTACAATCATTTTGATCGCTATCATGCTAAAAATGTTTTGCTGTTCTCGCGCTACGAACAAAATGCTTTTAGCTTAGTTGCATTGAATTTTGGAGACACTGCGCAAACTGTACCGTTTTGGTTTCCTATCGGTGGAAGTTATCGTGAGGAACTACACGGCGAAAACTTGAATGATGTTCCTCAACTTGAAGAAACTTGGATAACTATCCCTGGTAACTATGGGCGCATTTGGACTAAAGATGAAAATAGCTAA
- the ilvC gene encoding ketol-acid reductoisomerase, producing MRHLTEGVAPMARMYYDTDANLDLLAQKTIAIIGYGSQGHAHALNLKDSGMNVIVGLYPGSKSAAKAEAAGLKVHGVADAAAAADFIMILLPDEVQKSVYKNEIEPNLTEGKVLAFAHGFNIHFGQVVPPADVDVVMIAPKGPGHLVRRTYEQGQGVPALFAVYQDASGQARDRAMAYAKGIGGTRGGILETTFREETETDLFGEQAVLCGGLSALIKAGFETLVAAGYQPELAYFECLHEVKLIVDLVVEGGLAKMRDSISNTAEYGDYTRGPRIVTEQTKAEMRKILQEIQAGQFAREFVLENQAGKPGFTAMRRQEAEHPIEEVGKDLRAMFSWMKKD from the coding sequence ATTAGACACTTGACCGAAGGAGTTGCCCCTATGGCTCGGATGTATTATGACACTGATGCCAATTTAGATCTTTTAGCACAAAAAACAATTGCCATTATTGGCTATGGTTCTCAGGGTCATGCCCATGCCTTAAATTTAAAAGACAGTGGCATGAATGTCATCGTTGGGCTGTATCCAGGTAGCAAGTCAGCAGCCAAAGCCGAAGCAGCAGGGCTGAAAGTTCATGGCGTTGCTGATGCAGCAGCAGCAGCAGACTTTATTATGATTTTGCTACCAGATGAAGTGCAAAAAAGTGTCTATAAGAACGAAATTGAACCAAATTTAACAGAAGGCAAAGTCCTTGCTTTTGCACACGGGTTCAACATTCACTTTGGTCAAGTTGTACCACCCGCAGATGTTGATGTGGTGATGATAGCACCCAAAGGACCAGGACACTTAGTGCGGCGGACATACGAACAAGGACAAGGCGTACCTGCATTATTTGCAGTGTATCAAGATGCCAGTGGTCAAGCACGCGATCGCGCAATGGCATACGCAAAAGGTATCGGTGGAACTCGTGGCGGTATTCTAGAAACAACCTTCCGCGAAGAAACTGAAACCGATTTGTTTGGCGAACAAGCTGTTCTCTGTGGCGGCTTAAGTGCGCTCATCAAAGCCGGATTTGAAACGCTAGTTGCAGCAGGATATCAACCTGAACTCGCGTATTTTGAATGTCTGCATGAAGTCAAGTTGATTGTAGACTTAGTTGTGGAAGGCGGCTTAGCTAAAATGCGTGATAGCATTTCTAACACTGCTGAATACGGTGACTATACTCGCGGACCGCGAATTGTTACTGAACAAACTAAAGCAGAAATGCGTAAAATTCTGCAAGAGATCCAAGCAGGTCAATTCGCCCGTGAATTTGTGCTAGAAAACCAAGCAGGTAAACCTGGATTTACCGCAATGCGTCGTCAAGAAGCTGAACACCCGATTGAAGAAGTCGGCAAAGATTTACGCGCTATGTTCAGTTGGATGAAGAAAGACTAG
- the arsS gene encoding arsenosugar biosynthesis radical SAM (seleno)protein ArsS (Some members of this family are selenoproteins.): protein MTQTLSVTPFQSKLCSSLTKSEIKVLQINLGKRCNLACTHCHVEAGPKRTEELSFEVCEQLIQVIQTFPEIEIVDLTGGAPEMNYGFKRLVQAARNTGKEVIVRSNLTIYFEPGFADLPEFFAKNQLRVVASLPCYLSDNVDKMRGSGVFDASIRALQKLNQQGYGKESNLILDLVFNPQLPASEEKFSLPPDQGKLEQTYKMFLQEHFDIVFNHLFTIANLPVGRTAGYLQRQKLYTPYLKFLEGNFNSSTVEHLMCRNELSVDYLGNIYDCDFNQMMNLPAKTRNGEVLTVTKLLEAGTLDLIDEIQTAPYCYGCTAGSGSSCGGALVEES from the coding sequence ATGACACAGACACTATCAGTAACACCATTTCAATCAAAACTTTGCTCATCTTTAACTAAAAGCGAAATCAAAGTACTACAAATTAATTTAGGTAAGCGTTGTAACTTAGCTTGTACGCATTGTCATGTTGAAGCAGGACCAAAACGTACTGAAGAACTTTCTTTTGAAGTTTGCGAACAATTAATTCAAGTGATTCAGACTTTTCCTGAAATTGAAATTGTCGATTTGACTGGTGGTGCACCAGAAATGAACTATGGGTTTAAGCGATTAGTGCAAGCCGCAAGAAATACAGGAAAAGAAGTCATTGTTCGTTCTAATTTGACGATCTATTTTGAACCTGGCTTTGCAGATCTACCAGAGTTTTTTGCTAAAAACCAACTTCGTGTTGTAGCATCATTGCCTTGCTATTTATCAGATAATGTTGATAAGATGCGTGGATCTGGTGTGTTTGATGCATCAATTCGGGCTTTACAAAAACTCAATCAACAAGGATATGGTAAAGAGTCAAATCTGATATTGGATTTAGTCTTTAATCCACAATTACCTGCGAGTGAAGAGAAATTTTCTTTGCCTCCAGACCAAGGTAAGCTAGAACAAACTTATAAAATGTTCTTGCAAGAACATTTTGATATTGTGTTTAATCACCTCTTTACGATCGCAAATTTACCCGTGGGTAGAACTGCTGGTTATTTACAACGTCAAAAACTCTACACTCCATACCTAAAGTTTTTGGAAGGTAATTTTAATTCAAGTACTGTAGAACATTTAATGTGCCGCAATGAATTATCAGTAGATTATCTAGGAAATATTTATGATTGTGACTTTAATCAGATGATGAATCTACCTGCAAAAACTCGTAATGGTGAAGTATTAACTGTTACTAAACTACTTGAGGCTGGAACTTTAGATTTGATTGATGAAATTCAAACAGCACCTTATTGCTATGGTTGTACTGCTGGTTCGGGTTCCAGTTGTGGTGGTGCTTTGGTTGAAGAGTCGTAA
- a CDS encoding FdhF/YdeP family oxidoreductase gives MDTNPQFKPPFDETNENTPEIGGGLPVIEYWAKHTLSPEGPKLWQTLLHHSACLSCSWGTGGQKGGFTNEVGEKLQRCMKSVEAISAEIQPPVPKHFFETHSIAELQQLSSLEADRLGRLSFPVILRAGSSYYDRISWEEIYAIATNAFQKPPERIASYSSGRGSNEAAFLLQLMLRTLGSNNLADCSDLCHAPSTTALKAMFGTNTSIVSLESLKQADCVVLAGANSAYNHPRLMNELIKIRDRGGKVIVINPVMEIGLVKFGSPAFPVKSLIPGSEIASLYLQPIPGSDVALFIGIQKALIEKGYIDQAFLQAHTEGWEAVVEDARSLSWETITATCGVSQAEIETAATIISTSKNVVFGWAMGITQHTNGVDNVYSIANTALISGQIAKMGAGVMPVRGHSNVQGFGSMGVTVKLKEEIKQALEQLLGRSLNLPKGYHTRDLIEAAEAGKVDTLICVGGNLYGANPDSTQAKRALGNIDTIIYLATKPNIGHFHGLAKTNTIIIPVLNRFENPHKTTVESGNNFVRLNDEGKTHLKDADLISEVEFLTELAHRLLGDYPVEWRKLQDTRYVRQLIAKTIPGYEKIGTIDDTKEEFTISGRIVTEPHFKTPSGKAQMFATPLPYLTLPEAKDFAKDFSIEAVNSLVLALMTGRSYSQHNTVVYKIGDRYRGMPHRHCILMNRSDAEKINLAQGDRVTVQGDAGKLDNIEVIYGAVREGAALMFYPEVNVIFKARTETRSGTPAYKRVPVLVYNNQK, from the coding sequence ATGGATACTAACCCACAGTTCAAACCACCGTTTGACGAAACTAATGAGAATACACCTGAAATAGGTGGTGGGCTACCTGTGATTGAGTATTGGGCAAAACATACGCTGTCTCCAGAAGGTCCTAAACTTTGGCAAACGCTGCTTCACCATAGTGCTTGTTTGTCGTGTTCTTGGGGGACTGGTGGGCAAAAGGGTGGATTTACAAACGAAGTTGGTGAAAAGCTGCAACGTTGCATGAAAAGTGTCGAAGCAATCTCAGCCGAAATTCAACCTCCAGTACCAAAACATTTCTTTGAAACTCATTCAATTGCCGAACTGCAACAATTATCTTCTCTAGAAGCCGATCGCTTGGGAAGACTGAGTTTTCCAGTAATTTTACGGGCGGGTAGTTCGTACTACGATCGCATTTCTTGGGAAGAAATTTATGCGATCGCAACGAACGCATTTCAGAAACCACCTGAAAGAATTGCATCTTATAGTTCTGGGCGTGGTTCTAATGAAGCAGCGTTTTTACTGCAACTAATGCTGCGAACGCTGGGTTCTAATAATTTGGCAGATTGTTCAGATTTGTGTCATGCGCCGTCAACAACAGCACTCAAAGCAATGTTTGGCACAAACACCTCAATCGTTAGCTTAGAAAGCCTGAAACAAGCAGATTGTGTGGTGTTAGCAGGAGCAAATTCTGCCTACAACCATCCGCGTTTGATGAATGAATTAATTAAAATACGCGATCGCGGCGGTAAAGTTATCGTGATTAATCCAGTGATGGAAATTGGATTAGTCAAGTTTGGTTCTCCTGCTTTTCCTGTCAAATCTTTAATTCCTGGTTCGGAAATTGCTTCGCTGTATCTCCAGCCGATTCCTGGTAGTGATGTAGCTTTGTTTATTGGTATTCAAAAAGCGTTAATAGAAAAAGGATATATTGACCAAGCATTTTTGCAAGCACACACCGAAGGATGGGAAGCAGTAGTAGAAGACGCGCGATCGCTTTCTTGGGAAACTATTACAGCTACCTGTGGAGTCTCGCAAGCAGAAATTGAAACAGCAGCAACAATTATTAGCACATCCAAGAACGTTGTCTTTGGTTGGGCGATGGGTATCACGCAACATACTAATGGCGTTGATAATGTCTATAGCATTGCCAATACGGCATTAATCAGCGGTCAGATTGCTAAAATGGGAGCCGGTGTGATGCCTGTACGAGGACATTCTAACGTGCAAGGCTTTGGTTCTATGGGTGTGACAGTCAAACTCAAAGAAGAAATTAAGCAAGCTTTAGAACAACTTTTAGGGCGATCGCTGAATTTACCAAAAGGTTATCACACTCGCGATTTGATCGAAGCTGCAGAAGCAGGTAAAGTGGATACTCTGATTTGCGTTGGTGGTAATCTCTACGGTGCTAATCCTGACTCGACACAAGCAAAACGCGCTTTGGGTAACATCGACACGATTATTTATCTTGCGACGAAACCTAATATTGGACACTTTCACGGACTAGCAAAAACTAACACAATTATTATTCCTGTCCTCAATCGTTTTGAAAACCCACACAAAACCACAGTTGAATCAGGTAATAACTTTGTCAGACTTAATGATGAAGGTAAAACGCATTTAAAAGATGCCGATCTGATTTCAGAAGTGGAATTTTTAACAGAACTAGCACATCGATTACTAGGCGACTATCCTGTTGAGTGGCGCAAGCTGCAAGATACTCGCTATGTACGGCAATTGATTGCAAAAACCATTCCAGGGTATGAAAAAATCGGGACTATCGATGACACCAAAGAAGAATTTACCATCTCTGGGCGCATTGTCACCGAACCTCACTTTAAAACCCCATCAGGAAAGGCACAGATGTTTGCAACACCTCTCCCTTATCTCACCCTACCTGAAGCCAAAGATTTTGCCAAAGATTTTAGTATTGAAGCTGTTAATAGTCTCGTTCTCGCTTTAATGACTGGGCGTAGCTACTCGCAACACAACACCGTTGTCTATAAAATTGGCGATCGCTATCGTGGAATGCCTCATCGCCACTGCATTCTGATGAACCGCAGCGATGCTGAAAAAATAAATTTGGCACAAGGCGATCGCGTCACTGTACAAGGTGATGCTGGAAAATTAGACAACATAGAAGTCATTTACGGTGCAGTGCGAGAAGGTGCAGCGTTGATGTTTTATCCAGAAGTCAACGTCATCTTTAAGGCAAGAACTGAAACGCGATCTGGGACACCTGCTTATAAGCGAGTACCAGTATTAGTTTATAACAATCAGAAATAA
- the arsM gene encoding arsenosugar biosynthesis arsenite methyltransferase ArsM: MTYLETAAQFYSEVAQTPQVGLCCVQSSPLQFPGLQIPLQMQQMNYGCGTTVHPAELVNQPTVLYVGVGGGLEALQFAYFSRRPGGVIAVEPVAAMRSAAKQNLEVAAQQNPWFDPSFVEIREGDAFALPIADAAVDVVAQNCLFNIFAPDDLSQALKEAFRVLKPGGRLQMSDPIATRPIPTHLQQDERLRAMCLSGALTYEQYIDKIVDAGFGQVEIRARRPYRLLDRDTYNLETDLLLESLDSVAFKVPIPQDGACIFTGKTAIYCGHEEMFDDANGHILQRGVPAVVCDKTATKLGSLLQQQVMITNSTWHYVGGGCC, encoded by the coding sequence ATGACTTATTTAGAAACTGCAGCGCAATTTTACAGTGAAGTTGCGCAAACTCCCCAAGTTGGACTTTGTTGCGTTCAAAGCAGTCCTTTGCAATTTCCAGGACTTCAGATTCCATTGCAAATGCAACAGATGAACTATGGTTGTGGAACCACTGTTCATCCAGCTGAACTTGTGAATCAACCAACAGTACTATATGTTGGTGTAGGTGGTGGTTTAGAAGCACTACAATTTGCCTATTTCTCCCGCCGTCCTGGTGGTGTAATTGCAGTAGAACCTGTTGCAGCGATGCGATCGGCTGCGAAGCAAAATCTAGAAGTTGCTGCACAACAGAATCCTTGGTTCGATCCTAGCTTTGTTGAAATTCGTGAAGGTGATGCTTTCGCTTTACCTATTGCAGATGCTGCGGTTGATGTTGTTGCCCAAAATTGTTTATTCAATATTTTTGCACCAGACGACCTTTCTCAGGCACTCAAAGAAGCTTTTCGGGTATTAAAACCTGGTGGAAGATTGCAAATGAGCGATCCGATCGCTACTCGCCCTATACCGACACATCTACAACAAGATGAGAGATTGCGAGCAATGTGCTTATCCGGCGCACTTACCTACGAACAGTATATTGACAAAATTGTTGATGCTGGCTTTGGTCAAGTAGAAATTCGAGCGCGTCGTCCTTATCGTTTATTAGATCGGGACACATATAATTTGGAAACAGATCTACTCTTAGAAAGTCTCGACTCCGTAGCTTTTAAAGTACCTATTCCCCAAGATGGAGCGTGTATTTTTACAGGTAAAACTGCTATATACTGCGGTCATGAAGAAATGTTTGATGATGCTAATGGTCACATTTTACAACGTGGTGTACCAGCAGTTGTCTGTGATAAAACAGCCACAAAACTTGGCTCTTTATTACAACAACAAGTTATGATTACCAACTCAACATGGCATTATGTTGGCGGTGGCTGTTGCTAA
- a CDS encoding DUF6544 family protein, whose product MLTIVFLSVCALGAIAFVVLAIWQTKQKQHLNQTWQSLETQPESKYFTQKTIATLPTPVQRYFLHAITPGTPLATSVRLQMSGSLRMGQDQPWLPMRAKEIISVKGFVWQATIGRGLLQFKGADSCANGTGRVQFALWGLLPIVNASNPNITRSSIGRLVAEYIWLPSALLPQNRVSWQAIDENTIQASLKVDSEPVTLTLTIDAEGKLIKLSFLRWSDLTKDTDWTYIPIGGEFLAERNFNGYTIPSQVTLGYNFGTQYFESFQATLEQAEFLGISNSKTNIPSDTAILKFF is encoded by the coding sequence ATGTTAACTATAGTATTTCTAAGTGTTTGTGCATTAGGGGCGATCGCTTTTGTTGTTCTCGCGATCTGGCAAACTAAACAAAAACAACATCTAAACCAAACTTGGCAATCATTAGAAACTCAACCAGAAAGTAAGTATTTTACCCAAAAAACGATCGCAACCTTACCTACACCCGTACAGCGCTACTTTTTACACGCTATAACTCCAGGAACTCCCCTTGCAACATCTGTGCGTTTACAAATGAGTGGTAGCTTGAGAATGGGGCAAGATCAACCTTGGCTCCCGATGCGAGCAAAAGAAATTATTTCAGTAAAAGGCTTCGTTTGGCAAGCAACAATAGGACGCGGCTTATTGCAATTCAAAGGAGCCGATTCTTGTGCTAATGGTACGGGTAGAGTGCAATTTGCACTGTGGGGACTCTTACCCATAGTTAATGCTAGTAACCCTAACATCACGCGCTCAAGCATTGGGCGATTAGTTGCAGAATACATTTGGCTACCATCAGCCTTACTTCCCCAAAATAGAGTAAGTTGGCAAGCAATTGACGAAAACACAATTCAAGCAAGTTTAAAAGTAGATAGCGAACCTGTCACGCTAACCTTAACAATCGACGCTGAAGGTAAACTCATCAAGCTTTCTTTCCTGCGTTGGAGCGATCTTACCAAAGACACAGATTGGACTTACATTCCTATAGGTGGTGAATTCCTAGCAGAACGCAACTTCAACGGTTACACTATTCCCTCACAAGTCACTCTAGGTTACAACTTCGGCACACAATACTTTGAATCCTTCCAAGCCACACTTGAACAAGCAGAATTTCTAGGAATTTCCAATTCAAAGACAAACATCCCAAGTGATACAGCAATCCTAAAGTTTTTCTAA
- a CDS encoding glucose 1-dehydrogenase yields MNRVKDKVVIVTGGAAGIGKATCILLAKEGAKVAVTDILNEQGKTLVEDIINNGGEAAYWHLDVSQEAEVKKVFTEVLQKWGKIDVLVNNAGISGVNKPTHEITEKEWNSLMAVNVNGVFFCTKHAIPAMINASGGSIINLSSIYGLVGAADSPPYHASKGAVRLMSKNDALLYAKNQIRVNSVHPGFIWTPMVESFLKQQGDVESARQKLDSLHPIGHVGDPDDIAYGILYLASDESKFVTGSELIIDGGYTAQ; encoded by the coding sequence ATGAACCGAGTCAAAGATAAAGTCGTTATTGTCACAGGCGGTGCAGCCGGTATTGGAAAAGCAACGTGCATTTTACTAGCAAAAGAAGGTGCCAAAGTTGCAGTAACAGACATCTTAAACGAACAAGGTAAAACGCTTGTAGAAGACATCATAAACAACGGTGGCGAAGCAGCATATTGGCATCTTGATGTTTCTCAAGAAGCAGAAGTCAAAAAAGTTTTTACAGAGGTTCTGCAAAAGTGGGGAAAAATTGATGTTTTAGTCAATAATGCTGGAATTTCTGGAGTCAACAAACCTACTCATGAAATTACAGAAAAAGAATGGAATTCTTTAATGGCGGTTAACGTCAATGGTGTTTTTTTCTGCACTAAACACGCAATTCCCGCGATGATCAATGCAAGTGGCGGCAGTATTATCAATTTATCTTCAATTTACGGGCTTGTTGGTGCAGCAGATAGTCCACCGTATCATGCCTCAAAAGGTGCAGTACGATTGATGAGTAAAAATGACGCCCTGCTATATGCCAAAAATCAGATTCGCGTTAATTCAGTGCATCCTGGTTTTATTTGGACACCAATGGTAGAGTCATTTCTCAAACAGCAAGGTGATGTTGAGTCTGCACGCCAAAAGTTAGATAGTTTGCATCCAATTGGTCATGTGGGCGATCCAGATGATATTGCCTATGGTATTCTTTACCTAGCCTCAGATGAATCTAAATTTGTCACTGGCTCAGAATTAATCATTGATGGCGGTTACACTGCACAGTAA
- a CDS encoding TIGR03643 family protein produces the protein MDISNLSSDIDRIIEMAWEDRTPFEAITLQFGLTEQQVIALMRREMKESSFKMWRKRVSGRQTKHLKQRGFDRGRFRSQNQKGS, from the coding sequence ATGGATATTTCTAATCTAAGTTCTGATATTGACCGCATTATTGAAATGGCATGGGAAGATCGTACGCCTTTTGAAGCGATTACTCTTCAATTTGGGCTAACAGAACAACAAGTAATTGCCTTGATGCGGCGTGAAATGAAAGAATCGAGTTTTAAGATGTGGCGTAAGCGCGTTAGTGGACGTCAGACAAAACACCTCAAGCAACGCGGTTTTGATCGAGGACGATTTAGATCTCAAAATCAAAAGGGATCTTAG